The Candidatus Palauibacter australiensis genome includes a window with the following:
- a CDS encoding regulatory protein RecX, with product MDGAFLCRLPDEDAYRLRLEVGLRLESAELEAVQAAGGRAEAMFVGLRYLSVRPRSRRETERRLRRDRIDPAAIQHALERLAALGYLDDAQFAASFARDRIRLRPCGTRRMQSDLLARGVSREDADRGIREAMAEEGATEEALLQRVATARARRLTGADPSKARRRLFDYLARRGFDASRIRAWIEVNWQAEAEPR from the coding sequence GACGGCGCTTTCCTCTGTCGGCTTCCGGACGAAGACGCCTACCGACTCCGGCTCGAGGTCGGGCTCCGGCTCGAATCCGCGGAACTCGAAGCCGTACAGGCCGCGGGCGGGCGCGCCGAAGCGATGTTCGTCGGGCTGCGCTACCTTTCCGTGCGCCCGAGGAGTCGCCGGGAAACGGAGCGTCGGCTGCGGCGGGACCGGATCGACCCGGCGGCGATTCAGCACGCACTGGAACGTCTCGCGGCGCTGGGGTATCTCGACGACGCGCAGTTCGCTGCCAGCTTCGCACGGGATCGCATCCGGCTCCGGCCCTGTGGAACCCGTCGCATGCAGTCCGACCTTCTCGCCCGGGGCGTGTCGCGGGAGGATGCGGATCGCGGCATCCGCGAAGCGATGGCGGAGGAGGGCGCGACGGAAGAGGCGCTGCTGCAGCGCGTTGCGACGGCCCGGGCACGGCGGCTGACCGGGGCGGACCCGTCGAAGGCGCGTCGGCGGCTGTTCGACTACCTGGCCCGGCGCGGGTTCGACGCGAGTCGCATTCGCGCCTGGATCGAGGTCAACTGGCAGGCTGAGGCGGAACCACGATGA